A region of the Vibrio tubiashii genome:
AGAAAGAGTTATGCCTAAGATTATTGTATTACCGCATGAAGATTTATGCCCAGAAGGTGCGGTTTTGGAAGCAAACAGTGGTGACACCGTTCTTGATGTTGCGCTAAAAAATGGCATTGGCATTGAACACGCATGTGAAAAGTCGTGCGCTTGTACGACGTGTCACGTGGTGATTCGTGAAGGTTTTGATTCACTAGAAGAGAGTGACGAGCTTGAAGATGACATGCTAGATAAAGCGTGGGGTCTTGAGCCAGAATCTCGCCTTGGTTGTCAGGCTAAAGT
Encoded here:
- the fdx gene encoding ISC system 2Fe-2S type ferredoxin, with protein sequence MPKIIVLPHEDLCPEGAVLEANSGDTVLDVALKNGIGIEHACEKSCACTTCHVVIREGFDSLEESDELEDDMLDKAWGLEPESRLGCQAKVADEDLVVEIPKYTLNHASEDH